One Alteromonas sp. KC3 DNA segment encodes these proteins:
- the rimM gene encoding ribosome maturation factor RimM (Essential for efficient processing of 16S rRNA) — MSLASDKVIVGKIGAPYGVKGWVKINSYTETPEGIFEYAPWFLGDEKEYQIDQWRPHGKSLVAKIVGVENRDDAERIKNLDININASQLPDLGDEGVYWRELTGMKVVTTQGYDLGVVKEVFNTGANDVIHVKANVGDAFGQKERLIPFVFDDVVQEVDKEAKVIKVDWDPGF, encoded by the coding sequence ATGAGTCTAGCGTCTGACAAAGTGATTGTTGGCAAAATTGGCGCACCGTACGGTGTTAAAGGTTGGGTCAAAATCAACAGCTATACAGAAACACCAGAAGGTATTTTTGAGTATGCGCCATGGTTTCTTGGCGATGAAAAAGAATATCAAATTGATCAGTGGCGACCGCACGGTAAGAGCCTCGTTGCAAAAATTGTGGGCGTTGAGAACCGAGATGATGCAGAGCGCATCAAAAACTTGGATATCAACATAAATGCTTCACAGCTGCCTGATTTAGGTGACGAAGGGGTTTATTGGCGCGAGCTCACCGGCATGAAAGTGGTAACAACGCAAGGTTACGACTTAGGTGTGGTGAAAGAAGTATTCAATACAGGTGCAAACGACGTTATTCACGTTAAAGCGAATGTAGGCGATGCTTTTGGTCAAAAAGAAAGACTTATACCTTTTGTGTTCGACGATGTCGTACAAGAGGTAGATAAAGAAGCGAAGGTCATTAAAGTTGACTGGGACCCGGGGTTTTAA
- a CDS encoding efflux RND transporter permease subunit, translated as MSDPQLSSSTNDLPSLSIRRPVLIVVLNLLIAIAGLAALSGLEVRELPDVDTPRVTVTANFPGASPETVDAEVTGRLEGAVARVSGVKNIYAQSEENSARVRVEFRPGVNLEDAANEVRESVSRVQRQLPEDVEQVAIIRADSDAQAVVSLAISSDTLDMETLTERVDTDVAPLFLSIPGVADVTLNGDRERVLRVSVDPLRLTSFGLSMTDVANALSLAPFDVPAGSIQSAEQALIVRADATSVTAEDVGDIVVSGDIRINDVASVYFGPADTSSMVRLDGTPVIGVGVIRQASSNTIEISDEVLAMVEDLDKRFTDMNIVVTSDDAEFIRDSVKEVVVSLSLTIALVVVTLLVFIGSWRATIVPALSIPVSLAGALAIIWAMGFSVNILTLLALVLATGMIVDDAIVVSENIQRRRGMGLGARAAAVVGTREVFFAVVATTAVLASVFIPIAFLPSTAGRLFREFGGVLAGAVVISSFVALSLVPALTARLKVKEAKTSGLFNKTFGRFGNACLGLYQSSLLKALKYGWVVGILSLAAGGGAYILSQNIDNELLPSEDRGTIRIFARGPDGAGLNFMDRQAEKMEELLLPYVDNGTIDSIYTVVGSWDPNIVFITAPLKHWDERDKSLQDVVNEIRPKLQQIPGAPGNAFGGNSLNLRGQGGGLEIALTGDTYENIFAASQAFARQLEDAMPELGRPRISYDPTQPQMRVNIDRRRAEELGVPLNDIASTLRAAVNGDDIADLNVGDQSIPIMLQTNNRSTINPSDLTSLYVKSNNGNLVPLSSVAFITEEGVAAELERQAQRRAIQIEMELPEDVPLADIVDKVRTLAQDTLPDGIGLVFLGEAQTFEETSKQVALTYILAFVIVLLVLAAQFESVNSAVVVMLTVPFGIAAAVYALFLTGTSINIYSQIGLVMLIGLLAKNAILLIEFADQLRDKGYEIYDAIVEAGKVRLRPIMMTLVSTILGGLPLILSTGAGAEARNAIGWVVFGGLGIAVVFTLYLTPVLYLALARFTKPRADESARLEREMEEAQAHH; from the coding sequence GTGAGTGATCCACAACTTTCCTCTTCAACAAACGATTTGCCATCATTATCAATAAGACGTCCCGTTCTTATTGTTGTATTAAACCTATTGATCGCCATTGCAGGACTTGCAGCGCTGAGCGGTCTTGAAGTTCGAGAACTACCTGATGTCGATACTCCGCGCGTTACCGTTACAGCCAACTTCCCCGGCGCTTCACCTGAAACGGTAGACGCTGAAGTCACTGGCAGACTTGAAGGTGCCGTTGCGCGAGTAAGCGGCGTAAAGAACATTTATGCCCAAAGCGAAGAAAACTCAGCGCGTGTACGCGTTGAATTTCGACCTGGCGTAAATTTAGAAGACGCAGCAAATGAAGTACGAGAGTCTGTAAGCCGTGTACAGCGACAATTACCAGAGGATGTAGAGCAAGTTGCTATCATTCGTGCCGACAGCGATGCACAAGCTGTGGTTAGCTTAGCAATTTCAAGTGACACACTTGATATGGAGACGCTGACAGAACGAGTAGATACCGACGTAGCTCCACTCTTTTTAAGTATTCCAGGCGTTGCCGATGTCACGTTAAATGGTGATAGAGAACGAGTATTACGGGTATCGGTTGATCCATTGCGTTTGACTAGCTTTGGCCTATCAATGACCGATGTTGCCAACGCCCTATCACTTGCCCCTTTTGATGTCCCTGCTGGCAGCATTCAGTCGGCCGAACAGGCTCTCATTGTGCGCGCAGATGCAACGTCAGTAACGGCAGAAGACGTTGGTGACATTGTGGTTTCCGGCGATATTCGTATAAACGATGTAGCCAGCGTGTACTTTGGCCCTGCCGACACGTCAAGTATGGTGCGTTTAGACGGCACACCCGTAATTGGCGTTGGCGTTATACGCCAGGCCAGTTCTAATACCATCGAAATTTCAGATGAAGTTTTGGCAATGGTTGAAGATTTAGACAAACGCTTCACCGATATGAACATCGTCGTTACCTCTGACGATGCAGAGTTTATTCGTGACTCTGTTAAAGAGGTTGTAGTTTCACTGAGCCTTACTATCGCATTGGTGGTTGTTACCTTATTGGTATTCATTGGCTCGTGGCGAGCCACCATTGTTCCAGCGCTTTCTATTCCAGTATCGCTTGCCGGTGCGCTTGCCATTATCTGGGCAATGGGCTTTTCGGTGAACATTCTTACTTTGCTTGCCTTAGTACTCGCTACTGGAATGATTGTTGATGACGCCATTGTGGTATCTGAAAACATTCAACGACGCAGAGGCATGGGATTAGGTGCCAGAGCTGCCGCAGTGGTTGGTACAAGAGAAGTATTTTTCGCAGTGGTAGCCACTACTGCAGTGCTGGCATCAGTATTTATCCCTATCGCATTTTTACCTTCAACTGCAGGAAGACTATTTAGAGAGTTTGGTGGTGTGTTGGCCGGGGCTGTGGTTATCTCGTCTTTCGTTGCGCTGTCATTAGTACCTGCGCTTACTGCACGACTTAAAGTCAAAGAAGCGAAAACAAGCGGGCTTTTCAACAAAACGTTTGGACGCTTTGGTAATGCGTGTCTAGGCCTTTATCAATCGTCACTGTTGAAGGCGCTTAAGTATGGCTGGGTTGTTGGCATTTTGAGCCTTGCAGCTGGCGGCGGAGCATATATCCTTTCTCAGAATATCGACAATGAATTATTACCCAGTGAAGATAGAGGCACTATTCGTATTTTCGCTCGCGGTCCTGACGGTGCAGGCCTGAACTTTATGGACAGGCAAGCAGAGAAAATGGAAGAACTGCTGTTACCCTATGTAGATAATGGCACTATCGATTCGATTTACACCGTTGTAGGGTCATGGGATCCAAATATCGTGTTCATCACGGCACCTCTTAAGCACTGGGACGAGCGTGATAAATCGCTTCAAGATGTGGTTAACGAAATACGTCCTAAGTTACAGCAAATTCCTGGTGCGCCAGGCAATGCGTTTGGTGGCAATAGCCTTAACTTACGCGGCCAAGGTGGCGGCCTTGAAATTGCGTTAACTGGCGATACATACGAAAATATTTTTGCCGCGTCTCAAGCATTCGCAAGACAACTTGAAGATGCAATGCCTGAACTGGGACGCCCTCGTATAAGCTACGACCCTACTCAGCCCCAAATGCGCGTGAACATTGATAGACGTCGCGCTGAAGAGTTGGGTGTTCCACTCAACGACATTGCTAGCACGTTGCGGGCAGCAGTAAACGGTGACGATATTGCAGATTTAAACGTGGGTGACCAATCCATTCCAATTATGCTGCAAACCAATAACCGCAGTACAATAAACCCTTCTGATCTCACTAGCTTATATGTGAAAAGTAACAACGGGAATCTGGTACCGCTATCAAGTGTTGCCTTCATCACAGAGGAAGGTGTGGCGGCTGAGTTAGAGCGTCAAGCACAGCGTCGTGCTATTCAAATAGAAATGGAGTTACCAGAAGATGTTCCGCTAGCAGACATCGTTGATAAGGTACGCACACTGGCGCAAGACACGTTGCCTGACGGTATAGGTCTCGTATTCCTTGGCGAGGCACAAACCTTTGAAGAAACGTCAAAGCAAGTTGCTCTTACCTACATTCTCGCCTTTGTCATCGTACTACTGGTACTTGCGGCACAATTTGAAAGTGTTAATAGTGCAGTGGTCGTCATGTTAACGGTACCTTTTGGTATCGCAGCAGCGGTCTACGCCCTTTTCCTTACTGGTACGAGCATCAACATATACTCTCAGATTGGTTTAGTTATGCTTATTGGACTACTTGCGAAAAACGCTATTCTACTTATTGAATTTGCAGATCAACTTCGCGATAAGGGCTATGAGATTTACGACGCAATTGTTGAAGCGGGTAAAGTGCGCCTTCGCCCCATTATGATGACACTGGTGTCTACGATATTAGGTGGATTACCGCTTATCTTATCAACTGGTGCTGGTGCAGAAGCACGTAATGCCATTGGCTGGGTGGTATTTGGCGGCTTGGGCATTGCAGTGGTATTTACACTTTACCTAACGCCAGTGCTCTACCTTGCGTTAGCACGCTTTACTAAGCCACGGGCAGACGAAAGTGCGAGGCTTGAACGCGAAATGGAAGAAGCGCAGGCTCACCACTAA
- a CDS encoding ABC transporter transmembrane domain-containing protein, protein MNYRTRVVGAIVALFTAAIAWLTLGQGIKYAIDSGFVESASDTLNQATVLVLVVTVIACIATYARFYLMTWLGERVSADIRKQVYSHLLSLPPSFFAELRTGEVISRFTSDTTIIQTVVGMSLSMTLRSVVTFIGAISLMGFSSPLLTFCVIVAVPAVLVPIKVLAPQVRRFAKESQDKVADLGARIDESLHEIMTVQAYTAEENERMLFSKQVEAAMDVAKKRIHYRSLLIGCIMCISMIAIIFIAWVGARQVLNGAMTVGELSAFLFYAVMAGGSIATISEVIGEVQRGVGASERLYELFNTQPDIASSVDSYNSAKGEICATAPQITIHNVHFAYPNSKPLFSDLNITIKAGEKLALVGPSGAGKTTLFQLLLRFYDPQTGQICFDSKAIHTMPVEVLRQHIAVVTQEPVVFASSVMENIRYGRPNASDDDVVDAAKQAFAHEFIDNLDERYNTQLGERGVKLSGGQKQRIAIARAILANRPILLLDEATSALDAMSERMVQQAIDKLMQGKTSIVIAHRLATVQHADRILVMDKGQVVGVGTHASLMKSDTLYREYAELQLLS, encoded by the coding sequence ATGAATTACCGCACGCGTGTGGTTGGTGCCATTGTTGCTCTGTTTACTGCCGCCATTGCATGGTTAACATTGGGGCAAGGCATAAAGTACGCCATTGACAGTGGATTTGTAGAAAGCGCATCAGATACGTTAAATCAAGCTACAGTATTGGTCCTTGTTGTTACCGTTATCGCATGTATTGCCACCTATGCCCGCTTTTATTTGATGACGTGGTTAGGAGAGCGTGTGAGCGCTGACATACGCAAGCAAGTATATTCACATTTGCTGTCGCTTCCCCCGTCGTTTTTCGCAGAGCTGCGTACTGGCGAAGTCATTTCTCGCTTCACTAGTGACACAACCATCATTCAAACGGTTGTGGGAATGAGTCTTTCAATGACACTGCGTTCGGTGGTTACTTTCATTGGCGCAATCAGTTTGATGGGCTTTTCAAGCCCGCTACTTACCTTTTGTGTCATTGTGGCGGTACCTGCTGTTTTAGTGCCTATTAAAGTGCTCGCGCCACAAGTACGCCGGTTTGCTAAAGAAAGTCAGGATAAAGTGGCTGACCTTGGTGCACGTATTGATGAAAGTCTACATGAAATCATGACGGTACAAGCCTATACCGCTGAAGAAAATGAGCGAATGCTTTTTTCAAAGCAAGTAGAAGCTGCTATGGACGTTGCCAAAAAGCGTATTCATTACCGTTCACTACTTATTGGCTGCATTATGTGTATCAGCATGATTGCGATTATTTTTATTGCATGGGTAGGTGCTCGACAAGTATTGAATGGCGCAATGACCGTGGGCGAATTATCAGCGTTTCTATTTTATGCCGTTATGGCTGGCGGCAGTATTGCCACCATCAGCGAAGTCATCGGTGAAGTGCAGCGCGGTGTCGGTGCAAGTGAACGGCTTTATGAATTATTTAACACGCAACCGGATATTGCATCGTCAGTAGACAGTTACAATAGCGCCAAAGGCGAGATTTGTGCCACAGCGCCACAAATCACCATACATAATGTGCACTTCGCCTACCCTAACAGCAAGCCTTTGTTCAGCGATTTAAATATAACGATCAAAGCAGGCGAAAAGCTCGCGCTCGTTGGTCCAAGCGGCGCAGGCAAAACAACGCTCTTTCAGCTATTGTTGAGATTTTACGACCCACAAACTGGGCAAATATGCTTTGATAGCAAGGCCATTCATACAATGCCGGTAGAAGTGTTACGCCAACACATTGCCGTTGTCACACAAGAACCTGTGGTATTTGCCAGCTCAGTAATGGAAAACATTCGCTATGGTCGCCCCAATGCCAGCGACGATGACGTGGTCGACGCCGCCAAACAAGCCTTTGCACATGAGTTTATCGACAACTTAGATGAACGCTACAATACACAACTTGGTGAACGCGGTGTTAAGCTTTCGGGTGGGCAAAAGCAGCGCATTGCCATCGCCCGCGCAATTCTAGCCAATCGTCCTATCTTATTGCTCGACGAAGCCACCAGTGCCCTTGATGCAATGAGTGAGCGCATGGTGCAACAAGCCATTGATAAATTAATGCAAGGGAAAACCAGCATTGTGATTGCGCATAGATTGGCCACAGTTCAGCACGCCGATCGCATTTTAGTCATGGATAAGGGCCAAGTTGTAGGAGTGGGTACCCACGCCTCACTCATGAAAAGCGATACCTTGTATAGGGAATACGCTGAACTGCAACTGCTAAGTTGA
- a CDS encoding phosphoenolpyruvate carboxylase — MSQVLIQAGTKLLNALGRHSDLIMQAYINGSVKERDHSPKVLEQLVQLGVLWRPEAQSELRLKSAVRSLLEGSLQDERNRTINANIGASLASLKTLTEHYKEALHYNKYNEAAAHMGDLTEHVYQLSESLSNSVRVMFGRINNEFGYVSSVEAKIRENELAQGQVTDLLSQLECFRFDELSELAGSNRELRHLLVVSLQQRFAKAAQELSVVQARLLDLLGRFREFQGRTRLLKGFLLHMEQQPDFTPGNYANLTNVPVLFNQSANTIVNASPDVNNVEHEADYQYIVASLTHVHKRQNKHQDSKPVDIDVTEQSTVSLEKDPLQKAVEDYFCDVIDSGQPKTALDYFEEKSLEFDPEVWIYQVIGGYQALDDQDKQFFALEPHGDNDKVYTGNFYINDITLGLR; from the coding sequence ATGAGTCAGGTGCTAATACAAGCCGGCACTAAATTGCTTAACGCCTTGGGGCGTCATAGTGATTTAATTATGCAGGCTTATATCAATGGCTCAGTGAAAGAGCGCGACCATAGCCCAAAAGTGCTTGAACAGCTGGTGCAGTTGGGTGTGCTTTGGCGCCCTGAAGCGCAAAGCGAGTTGCGCCTTAAAAGTGCGGTAAGAAGTTTGTTGGAGGGAAGCCTTCAAGACGAGCGAAATCGTACTATTAACGCCAATATTGGTGCTTCGCTGGCAAGCCTTAAAACGTTGACAGAACACTATAAAGAGGCGCTTCATTACAACAAATACAATGAAGCCGCTGCCCATATGGGAGATTTAACCGAACATGTGTATCAACTGTCTGAGTCACTCAGTAACAGTGTTCGCGTCATGTTTGGGCGCATCAATAATGAATTTGGTTATGTTTCATCTGTAGAAGCGAAGATTCGTGAAAACGAACTTGCACAAGGGCAGGTGACAGACTTGCTCTCACAACTTGAGTGTTTTCGTTTTGATGAGCTCAGTGAGCTCGCTGGATCTAATCGCGAACTACGTCACTTATTAGTGGTTTCGCTACAGCAACGATTTGCAAAAGCAGCGCAAGAGCTGTCAGTGGTGCAAGCGCGCTTACTCGATTTGCTAGGACGATTCAGAGAGTTCCAAGGCCGCACACGATTGTTAAAAGGGTTCTTGTTGCATATGGAGCAACAACCAGACTTTACGCCGGGTAACTATGCAAACTTGACTAACGTTCCCGTCCTGTTTAATCAGTCTGCAAACACCATTGTTAATGCAAGCCCTGACGTAAATAATGTTGAGCACGAAGCTGACTATCAATACATTGTTGCGTCGTTAACCCATGTGCATAAACGTCAAAACAAACATCAAGATAGCAAGCCTGTCGATATTGATGTGACTGAGCAATCAACCGTTTCGCTGGAAAAAGACCCACTGCAAAAAGCCGTTGAGGATTATTTCTGCGATGTGATTGATTCAGGCCAACCTAAGACGGCGTTGGATTACTTTGAAGAGAAATCCCTAGAATTTGACCCTGAGGTGTGGATTTATCAGGTGATTGGGGGATATCAAGCGCTCGATGATCAAGATAAACAATTTTTTGCTTTAGAGCCCCACGGCGATAATGACAAAGTCTATACCGGTAATTTTTACATCAACGATATTACGCTGGGCTTAAGGTAA
- the rplS gene encoding 50S ribosomal protein L19, producing MSKVSQDIIKKIEEAQLKTDVPAFGPGDTVVVKVRVTEGDKERLQAYEGVVIAKRNRGLHSSFTVRKISSGEGVERVFQTHSPAVSSIEVKRRGAVRRAKLYYLRERSGKSARIKEKLN from the coding sequence ATGAGCAAAGTCAGTCAAGATATCATCAAAAAAATCGAAGAAGCACAGCTAAAGACTGATGTTCCTGCGTTTGGTCCAGGTGACACAGTAGTTGTTAAAGTTCGCGTTACCGAAGGTGACAAAGAGCGTCTTCAGGCTTATGAAGGTGTTGTTATCGCTAAACGTAACCGTGGTCTGCACTCGTCTTTTACCGTGCGTAAAATTTCTAGCGGCGAAGGCGTTGAGCGTGTGTTCCAAACACACAGCCCGGCAGTTTCTTCAATTGAAGTTAAACGTCGCGGTGCGGTTCGTCGTGCTAAGCTTTACTATCTACGTGAGCGTTCAGGTAAATCTGCACGTATCAAAGAGAAGCTTAACTAA
- the trmD gene encoding tRNA (guanosine(37)-N1)-methyltransferase TrmD, with the protein MTPEKWFGVVSLFPDMFAPFTQQGVIGRAVKSGTLSVDTFNPRDFTHDRHRTVDDRPYGGGPGMLMMVKPLTDAIQAAKKVGGENSKVIYLSPQGKPLDQAGVQRLANIDRTILICGRYEGIDERVIESHVDEEVSIGDYVLSGGELPAMVLMDAVARLVPGVLGHKASAVEDSFTDGLLDCPHYTRPEILDGQKVPEVLLSGDHEKIRQWRLMQSLGRTWQRRPELLNHLALTEEQQRLLELFQAQLQQDDS; encoded by the coding sequence GTGACACCGGAAAAGTGGTTTGGAGTTGTTAGCCTGTTTCCAGACATGTTTGCCCCATTTACCCAACAGGGTGTGATAGGTCGAGCAGTTAAATCTGGAACATTATCGGTTGATACCTTTAACCCCCGTGACTTTACACATGACCGCCATCGTACAGTTGACGATCGCCCCTATGGAGGCGGCCCCGGTATGCTGATGATGGTAAAACCGCTAACTGACGCAATACAAGCCGCCAAGAAAGTGGGTGGCGAAAACAGTAAGGTGATCTACTTATCACCCCAAGGGAAACCCCTTGACCAAGCAGGCGTTCAGCGCCTTGCTAATATCGACCGCACAATTTTAATTTGTGGTCGATACGAAGGTATCGACGAGCGGGTAATCGAAAGCCATGTTGACGAAGAAGTCTCTATTGGTGATTACGTGTTAAGCGGCGGTGAACTACCAGCAATGGTCCTTATGGACGCGGTTGCTCGACTAGTTCCTGGTGTGCTGGGGCATAAAGCTTCAGCGGTTGAAGATTCTTTCACTGACGGTCTTTTGGATTGTCCGCACTATACGCGGCCCGAAATACTTGATGGTCAAAAGGTTCCTGAGGTGTTGTTAAGTGGGGACCATGAAAAAATTAGGCAGTGGCGATTGATGCAGTCATTAGGTAGAACCTGGCAGCGTCGCCCTGAATTGTTAAATCACCTAGCTCTGACTGAGGAGCAGCAGCGTTTGCTTGAATTATTCCAAGCGCAACTGCAGCAAGATGACAGTTAA
- a CDS encoding alpha/beta hydrolase encodes MALSLVATTTLLSLSGCHSSHSAQFSASDTAFPVKVAPYDVYLDKVEEYILKNRTFIGSEQEKTKELAMNMPFECGAQYDEVGILLVHGLGDSPFFFRDVANALCADGIHVRTILLPGHGTKPGDMLSVSYEQWQTETNFHIELFSGEVKKLYIGGFSTGANLTTIASFFRTDIEGLIHFSPAFKSRFFVSRLAPYIDSLFPWPNVEDEDNPSRYNSTAMPGFAAYQESVNQLQTLFNRDDKPNTLHIPVLMTVAEKDSVVDTEKVAAQFGDNFTHPRKCLLWQGESMPELPPQHVVMQSMQLPELRISAASHMSNLFASSNSLYGTQSEFRICDNGQGSNKEARCKDGETVWYGPWGYKENDKVHARLTFNPYFTNMVDNILGFVGKAKVKGFCRAM; translated from the coding sequence GTGGCGTTATCTCTCGTCGCTACAACAACTCTATTATCACTTTCTGGGTGTCACTCTTCACATAGCGCACAGTTTAGCGCTAGCGACACCGCGTTTCCTGTCAAAGTGGCACCTTACGACGTCTATTTAGATAAGGTTGAGGAATATATCCTAAAGAACCGTACTTTCATTGGTAGCGAGCAGGAAAAAACAAAAGAGTTAGCAATGAATATGCCCTTTGAGTGCGGAGCACAGTACGATGAAGTAGGCATTTTGTTGGTTCACGGGTTGGGTGATTCACCTTTCTTCTTTCGTGATGTAGCGAACGCGTTGTGTGCCGACGGTATTCATGTACGTACAATTTTACTGCCAGGTCATGGTACAAAGCCTGGTGATATGTTGTCTGTGAGTTATGAGCAGTGGCAAACTGAGACCAATTTTCACATCGAACTTTTTTCAGGTGAAGTCAAAAAGCTATATATTGGCGGCTTTTCTACTGGTGCCAATCTCACGACTATCGCAAGCTTTTTTCGCACCGATATCGAAGGGCTAATACATTTTTCGCCTGCGTTTAAGTCGCGCTTTTTTGTGTCTCGATTGGCACCGTATATCGATTCATTGTTTCCATGGCCAAATGTCGAAGACGAAGATAACCCCTCGCGCTACAACTCTACGGCAATGCCAGGGTTTGCGGCATATCAAGAAAGCGTTAATCAATTGCAGACGCTTTTTAATCGTGATGATAAACCTAATACACTACATATTCCGGTATTGATGACGGTTGCAGAAAAAGACAGCGTAGTTGATACCGAAAAAGTGGCAGCGCAATTTGGCGACAACTTTACGCATCCGCGAAAATGTTTGCTGTGGCAAGGTGAATCTATGCCTGAACTCCCCCCACAACATGTGGTGATGCAAAGCATGCAGTTACCCGAGTTACGTATAAGTGCGGCGTCACACATGAGTAATTTATTCGCATCGAGTAACAGCTTGTACGGTACGCAAAGTGAATTTCGTATTTGCGACAATGGGCAGGGTAGCAACAAAGAAGCCCGTTGTAAGGATGGCGAAACCGTCTGGTACGGACCGTGGGGCTACAAAGAAAACGATAAGGTGCACGCTCGTCTTACCTTCAACCCTTACTTCACAAATATGGTAGACAATATTTTAGGTTTTGTAGGTAAAGCAAAAGTAAAAGGGTTTTGTAGAGCAATGTAA
- the rpsP gene encoding 30S ribosomal protein S16, with translation MVTIRLQRGGAKKRPFYQLVVADSRRARNGRFIENIGFFNPTAQGQAERLRIDLERVEYWVGVGASLSDRVSSLVKEAKKSAA, from the coding sequence ATGGTTACTATTCGTTTACAGCGTGGTGGCGCGAAAAAGCGTCCATTTTATCAACTAGTGGTGGCTGATAGCCGTCGTGCAAGAAACGGTCGTTTCATCGAAAACATCGGTTTCTTCAACCCAACTGCACAAGGTCAAGCGGAACGTCTTCGCATCGACCTAGAGCGTGTTGAATACTGGGTTGGCGTAGGCGCGAGCTTATCAGATCGCGTTTCTAGCTTGGTAAAAGAAGCGAAAAAATCTGCAGCGTAA
- a CDS encoding TerB family tellurite resistance protein — translation MQLSEQQSFNQALIKLSVLLYQVDGMVTLSEQDYLNAMVDSLDWQSPICPEAFLNDTIYQTRKAIDTGDAVTYLRSLKNDLVFDAAKTLEVAMAITGVDGERSEEETELLSLLTHKLLAKALISGKDTLQ, via the coding sequence ATGCAATTATCAGAACAACAAAGCTTTAACCAAGCCCTAATCAAGCTCTCAGTGTTACTTTATCAGGTCGATGGTATGGTCACCTTGTCAGAACAAGACTATTTGAATGCCATGGTTGACTCTTTAGACTGGCAAAGCCCAATCTGCCCAGAAGCGTTTCTAAACGACACCATTTATCAAACCCGCAAAGCAATTGATACGGGGGACGCTGTCACTTATTTGCGTAGTTTAAAAAACGATTTAGTTTTCGATGCTGCAAAAACGCTGGAAGTGGCGATGGCGATTACCGGCGTAGACGGCGAGCGAAGTGAAGAAGAAACTGAGTTGTTATCTTTGCTTACACATAAATTGCTGGCAAAGGCACTGATTTCTGGTAAAGATACATTACAGTAG
- a CDS encoding efflux RND transporter periplasmic adaptor subunit, giving the protein MKKSVFNAAKTWTSLCALLLMIPIANAQFMGDRQAKLVVTKPIEFMNETRNVEAVGSAEAVRSIALYPAVSDEVTEINFVPGQAVEKGKVLVRLDDRRQQTALKRAELTLADAQRTVERLASSYKNGAVPVSELDLARVQRDLAEVALEEAKADLEDRHIVAPFDGVVGITDVEVGDRITEQTLITTLDNRSKLFINFKAPEASLPVLMNAPMVTLVPWSDKEKTVQAEIAQIDSRINEADRTLRARAVLDNSADIFRPGMSFRVNLSIEGERFAAVPEAALLWGATGAYVWLAKDGKAQRVDVSVHQRLRGTILVSGEIREGDTLIAEGVQRLRTGQAITTELAGGPQGE; this is encoded by the coding sequence ATGAAGAAGTCTGTTTTTAATGCAGCAAAGACATGGACAAGTCTTTGCGCCCTGTTACTAATGATACCAATTGCCAACGCACAATTTATGGGCGATAGGCAGGCGAAACTTGTCGTTACAAAGCCAATCGAGTTTATGAACGAGACGCGCAATGTAGAGGCGGTAGGCAGTGCTGAAGCGGTGCGCTCAATTGCCTTGTACCCTGCCGTTTCAGATGAAGTCACCGAGATAAACTTCGTACCTGGCCAAGCCGTTGAAAAAGGCAAAGTATTGGTTCGACTTGATGACAGAAGACAACAAACGGCACTGAAACGCGCAGAATTGACCTTAGCCGACGCACAGCGAACAGTCGAGCGTTTAGCATCAAGCTATAAAAATGGCGCAGTGCCAGTAAGCGAGCTGGACCTTGCACGAGTGCAGCGTGACCTTGCAGAGGTGGCACTTGAAGAAGCAAAAGCCGATTTAGAAGACCGTCATATCGTTGCACCTTTTGATGGCGTTGTGGGTATCACTGACGTAGAGGTTGGCGACCGTATAACCGAACAAACCCTTATCACTACCTTGGATAACCGCAGCAAGTTATTTATTAACTTTAAGGCGCCAGAGGCATCATTACCGGTGTTAATGAATGCTCCAATGGTTACTCTTGTACCTTGGAGTGACAAAGAAAAAACAGTACAAGCGGAAATTGCACAAATTGACTCCCGAATTAATGAAGCGGATCGTACCTTGCGCGCTCGTGCAGTTTTAGACAATTCTGCTGACATTTTTCGCCCGGGCATGAGTTTTCGGGTAAATCTGAGCATTGAAGGTGAGCGCTTTGCTGCCGTACCCGAAGCGGCACTATTGTGGGGTGCTACAGGTGCTTACGTATGGCTTGCCAAAGATGGTAAGGCGCAACGGGTAGATGTAAGCGTTCACCAACGTTTAAGAGGCACAATACTTGTGTCAGGCGAAATACGCGAAGGCGATACGCTTATCGCAGAGGGTGTACAACGCTTAAGAACTGGCCAAGCAATTACCACCGAGTTGGCGGGAGGGCCACAAGGTGAGTGA